A window of the Rhodoluna limnophila genome harbors these coding sequences:
- the argH gene encoding argininosuccinate lyase — protein MTSQASGSNALWGSRFEGGPSDALVALSRSVHFDWRLAGYDIAGTRAHIMALQSAGYLTLAEHEKLDRSLVELLGRVQQGSFVAKPSDEDVHSALERGLIEIAGVELGGKVRAGRSRNDQIATLIRTYLLDQANEISAMVIDLVEVLVSRAEEHLGVAMPGRTHFQHAQPVALSHHLLAHAWPLVRDLERLHDWRKRANLSPYGAGALAGNTLGLDPNLVAHELGLAGPTQNSIDATASRDVVAEFAFIASLIGINLSRFSEEIIIWASAEFDYVKLHDAYSTGSSIMPQKKNPDIAELARGKSGRLIGDLTGLLATLKGLPLAYNRDLQEDKEPVFDMVDTLTVLLPAFTGMVATLEFNRSRLEQLAPAGFSLATDVAEWLVKKKVAFRDAHDITGRMVSFCEQNKLELHEVPDADMAAISVHLTPDVRDVLTVGGSIKARAGAGGTALPRVLEQIAALRKIAPKREA, from the coding sequence ATGACTAGCCAGGCATCAGGTTCAAACGCTCTCTGGGGAAGCCGATTCGAGGGCGGGCCGTCAGACGCCCTAGTCGCTCTCAGTCGTTCGGTGCACTTTGACTGGCGACTCGCGGGTTATGACATAGCTGGCACCCGTGCACATATCATGGCGCTTCAGTCTGCCGGCTACCTTACTCTCGCCGAGCACGAGAAACTTGACCGCAGCCTAGTTGAGCTGCTCGGGCGAGTTCAGCAGGGCAGTTTTGTGGCAAAGCCTTCCGATGAGGACGTCCATTCGGCACTTGAGCGCGGACTAATCGAAATCGCCGGAGTTGAACTTGGCGGCAAAGTTCGCGCCGGTCGTAGCCGAAACGACCAGATAGCAACTTTGATTCGCACCTACCTGCTGGACCAAGCTAACGAGATTTCGGCAATGGTCATTGATCTCGTTGAGGTTTTGGTATCGCGTGCCGAAGAGCACCTCGGTGTAGCAATGCCGGGTCGCACTCATTTCCAGCACGCCCAGCCGGTTGCACTTTCCCACCACCTGCTTGCTCACGCATGGCCATTGGTCCGAGACCTAGAGCGCCTTCACGATTGGCGCAAGCGAGCAAATCTTTCTCCATACGGTGCAGGAGCGCTCGCCGGAAACACCCTGGGTCTAGATCCAAATTTGGTGGCTCACGAGCTTGGACTTGCTGGGCCAACGCAAAACTCAATTGATGCCACAGCCAGCCGCGATGTTGTCGCAGAGTTTGCTTTTATCGCTAGCCTGATCGGCATCAACCTGTCTCGCTTCTCCGAAGAAATAATCATCTGGGCTAGCGCTGAGTTTGACTACGTGAAGCTTCACGACGCCTACTCAACTGGTTCGTCGATCATGCCGCAGAAAAAGAACCCTGACATCGCCGAGTTGGCTCGCGGAAAATCGGGCCGCCTCATCGGCGACCTAACCGGACTTCTGGCAACACTCAAGGGATTGCCATTGGCCTATAACCGTGACCTGCAGGAAGACAAGGAACCTGTCTTCGACATGGTCGACACCTTGACAGTCTTGCTTCCTGCATTCACCGGCATGGTGGCCACACTTGAGTTCAACCGCAGTCGCCTCGAGCAGCTTGCTCCGGCAGGGTTCTCTCTTGCGACTGACGTTGCCGAGTGGCTAGTCAAGAAGAAGGTTGCCTTCCGCGACGCTCATGACATCACCGGCCGCATGGTTTCTTTCTGCGAGCAAAACAAGCTTGAGTTGCACGAGGTTCCTGACGCCGACATGGCAGCCATCTCAGTGCACCTAACCCCTGATGTTCGCGACGTCCTAACTGTGGGCGGTTCGATTAAAGCGCGCGCTGGTGCTGGTGGTACAGCACTGCCTCGGGTGCTCGAGCAAATTGCCGCGCTGCGTAAAATCGCACCTAAGCGTGAGGCATAG
- the tyrS gene encoding tyrosine--tRNA ligase — protein sequence MATAEFLRGQSNDPSFPHILDELKWRGLVALSTDEDELRAALSEKLTYYCGFDPTAASLHLGNLVQLLTMRRLQLAGNSPLALIGGSTGLVGDPRPTAERTLNTKETVAEWVEKLGTQASRFLAFEGPNAARLVNNLDWTAPLSAIDFLRDVGKYFRVGKMLSKDAVSARLNSEHGISYTEFSYQILQGFDFLELFRRYDCVLQTGGSDQWGNLTSGTDLIHKVEGKSAHILATPLITNSDGKKFGKSEGNAVWLDAELTSPYAFYQFWLNVEDADVIDRLKVFTFLTRNEIEELERQTLEAPYLRAAQKRLALEVTTLVHSAEAAQAAIDASAALFGNGELANLEASTLAAALGELPNATATSGTLITDLLVETGLVASNSAGRRAIAEGGVYLNNEKVTDEQATLDTFIQNRFAVLRRGKKTLAGVFKA from the coding sequence ATGGCAACAGCTGAATTTCTTCGCGGTCAGAGTAACGACCCTTCCTTTCCGCACATCCTGGACGAGCTCAAGTGGCGTGGTCTGGTGGCACTATCCACCGATGAAGACGAGCTGCGCGCGGCCCTCTCAGAAAAGCTGACCTACTACTGCGGCTTTGATCCAACCGCCGCGAGTTTGCACCTAGGTAACCTGGTGCAGCTTTTGACCATGCGTCGCCTCCAACTTGCTGGCAACAGCCCCTTGGCGCTAATCGGAGGTTCGACCGGATTGGTCGGCGACCCAAGGCCAACCGCAGAGAGAACTCTGAACACCAAAGAAACCGTTGCCGAGTGGGTCGAGAAACTCGGAACTCAGGCATCTCGCTTTCTTGCATTCGAGGGGCCAAATGCGGCTCGGTTGGTAAACAACCTTGACTGGACCGCGCCGCTAAGCGCAATTGATTTTCTGCGAGATGTTGGCAAGTACTTCCGTGTTGGCAAGATGCTGTCTAAAGATGCCGTTTCGGCCCGCCTAAATTCTGAGCACGGAATCAGCTACACCGAATTCAGCTACCAGATCCTCCAGGGTTTTGACTTCCTAGAATTATTCCGCCGTTACGACTGTGTGCTTCAGACTGGTGGATCCGATCAGTGGGGAAACCTAACTTCTGGCACCGACCTGATTCACAAGGTTGAGGGCAAGAGCGCTCACATTTTGGCGACGCCGTTGATTACCAACAGCGATGGCAAGAAATTCGGTAAATCTGAGGGCAATGCGGTTTGGCTAGATGCTGAACTAACCAGCCCTTATGCGTTCTATCAGTTCTGGCTAAATGTCGAGGACGCAGATGTCATCGACCGCCTGAAGGTTTTCACATTCCTAACTCGAAACGAGATTGAAGAACTCGAACGCCAAACGCTTGAAGCACCATACCTTCGAGCTGCACAAAAGCGTCTAGCGCTTGAAGTAACCACTCTGGTCCACTCCGCTGAAGCAGCGCAGGCAGCAATCGATGCCTCAGCTGCTCTTTTCGGTAATGGTGAGCTGGCCAACCTAGAAGCGTCAACCCTGGCTGCAGCGTTGGGGGAGTTGCCAAACGCAACCGCCACTTCGGGAACTCTGATTACAGATCTGTTAGTTGAAACCGGTTTGGTTGCTTCAAACTCTGCTGGCCGCCGGGCCATAGCTGAGGGTGGCGTCTACCTAAACAATGAAAAAGTCACTGATGAACAGGCAACCCTGGACACTTTCATCCAAAATCGGTTTGCAGTTCTCCGCCGAGGCAAAAAAACTTTGGCCGGCGTTTTTAAGGCGTAA